A genomic segment from Gilvibacter sp. SZ-19 encodes:
- a CDS encoding thiamine pyrophosphate-dependent enzyme, whose amino-acid sequence MNKELLQKAFANVATAKAMTELYEENFKEVSKYVHATSRGHEVIQTAVGLQLKPQDYMFPYYRDDSMLLAIGMQPYELMLQVLAKKDDPFSGGRTYYSHPSLRDDDKPKIPHQSSATGMQAIPATGVAMGFWYKESVGLQDDSVEAPVVVCSLGDASVTEGEIAEAFQMAALKQLPILYLVQDNGWDISANAAETRAQNAYEYAAGFHGLDAVTIDGTDFAESYSQLEEIIATIRKERRPFLVHAKVPLLNHHTSGVRMEWYRDDLEEARSRDPYPKIKKLLSDNGFSAEQISAIESEVKEKVAADYVKAKAAEDPKPEDLFTHDFAPTPVTEEQGDRSPEGAEQVVMVDCALFAIEELMAQNKECLLYGQDVGARLGGVFREAATLAQKFGDNRVFNTPIQEAFIVGSTVGMSAVGLKPIVEVQFADYIWPGLNQLFTEVSRSCYLSNGKWPVSMILRVPIGAYGSGGPYHSSSVESVVTNIRGLKIAYPSNGADLKGLLKAAYHDPNPVVIFEHKGLYWSKVPGTKGATSLEPAEDYILPFGKAWVLNEIWKQEQEETLSIITYGMGVHWAMNAAEELGMKDRIEIVDLRTLHPLDYETVFASVNKCGKCLVVTEEPSENSFARALAGRIQEECFTALDGPVMVIGSENMPAIPLNSTLEQTMIPSTEKVKAKIKTLLEY is encoded by the coding sequence ATGAATAAAGAACTTTTACAAAAGGCGTTTGCCAATGTGGCCACAGCTAAGGCTATGACCGAACTCTATGAGGAGAACTTTAAAGAGGTCTCTAAATATGTACATGCAACCTCGCGTGGACATGAGGTAATTCAGACTGCTGTGGGCCTGCAATTGAAACCGCAGGATTATATGTTTCCCTACTACCGAGACGACTCAATGTTACTCGCCATTGGGATGCAGCCTTATGAGTTGATGCTTCAGGTTTTGGCCAAAAAAGACGATCCTTTCTCCGGCGGAAGAACCTATTATTCGCATCCGAGTCTGCGCGATGACGACAAACCCAAGATCCCGCATCAAAGTTCTGCTACTGGAATGCAAGCCATCCCGGCAACAGGAGTTGCTATGGGCTTTTGGTATAAGGAAAGTGTGGGGCTTCAGGATGATTCTGTAGAAGCTCCTGTAGTAGTTTGTTCCTTGGGAGACGCATCAGTTACCGAAGGAGAGATCGCAGAAGCATTTCAAATGGCTGCTTTAAAGCAGTTGCCGATCTTGTATTTGGTACAGGATAACGGCTGGGATATCAGTGCCAATGCTGCGGAGACTAGAGCGCAGAACGCCTATGAATACGCAGCCGGATTTCACGGTTTAGACGCAGTAACTATAGACGGAACGGATTTTGCCGAGAGTTATTCCCAATTAGAAGAGATCATTGCAACCATTCGTAAAGAGCGCAGACCGTTTTTGGTTCATGCAAAGGTGCCTCTTTTGAATCACCATACCTCTGGAGTGCGTATGGAGTGGTATCGAGATGATCTGGAGGAGGCGCGCAGTCGTGATCCCTATCCGAAGATCAAAAAATTATTGAGCGATAATGGTTTTTCTGCGGAGCAGATCAGCGCCATTGAATCCGAAGTAAAAGAAAAAGTAGCTGCGGACTATGTCAAGGCCAAGGCAGCAGAAGATCCTAAACCCGAAGATCTGTTTACCCACGATTTTGCACCAACTCCTGTTACTGAGGAGCAAGGAGATCGCAGCCCAGAAGGAGCAGAGCAAGTAGTTATGGTAGACTGTGCGCTTTTTGCCATAGAAGAACTCATGGCGCAAAACAAGGAATGTCTGCTTTATGGGCAAGATGTGGGAGCGCGCTTGGGAGGTGTGTTTAGAGAAGCCGCGACTTTAGCGCAGAAGTTTGGAGACAATCGCGTTTTCAATACCCCTATTCAAGAGGCTTTTATTGTGGGGTCTACGGTGGGGATGAGCGCTGTGGGGCTAAAACCAATTGTGGAGGTTCAGTTTGCCGATTATATCTGGCCAGGACTCAATCAGTTGTTTACCGAGGTGAGTCGCAGTTGTTATTTGAGTAATGGCAAGTGGCCAGTTTCGATGATCTTGCGTGTGCCTATCGGAGCATATGGAAGTGGCGGACCGTATCACAGTTCATCTGTAGAAAGCGTGGTGACCAATATTAGAGGGTTAAAGATCGCTTATCCGAGTAATGGCGCCGATCTAAAAGGATTGCTCAAAGCGGCCTATCACGATCCGAACCCTGTGGTGATCTTTGAACATAAAGGCTTGTATTGGAGCAAGGTGCCTGGTACCAAAGGAGCGACCTCCTTGGAGCCTGCAGAAGATTATATTTTACCTTTCGGGAAAGCTTGGGTCCTCAATGAGATCTGGAAGCAAGAGCAAGAAGAAACCTTGAGCATCATTACCTATGGTATGGGTGTGCATTGGGCTATGAATGCTGCTGAGGAGTTGGGAATGAAAGATCGCATAGAGATCGTCGACCTGAGAACCTTACATCCTTTAGACTACGAAACAGTTTTTGCTTCTGTCAATAAATGTGGTAAATGTTTGGTAGTAACGGAAGAACCGTCAGAGAACAGTTTTGCCAGAGCTTTGGCAGGAAGAATACAGGAAGAATGCTTTACGGCTCTAGATGGTCCGGTAATGGTCATAGGAAGCGAAAACATGCCGGCTATTCCGCTCAACAGTACCTTGGAACAGACCATGATCCCATCCACAGAGAAAGTAAAAGCCAAGATCAAAACCCTTTTGGAATATTAG
- a CDS encoding DUF4136 domain-containing protein, with translation MQIRKFLPLAALVLLVMSSCTSVRVVSDYDTTASFDNYRSFAFFKPGVDKAQISDLDKKRILRAIDAELTAKGMIKSENPDLLISIFTKERERVDVYNNNFGWGWGWNPWWWGGGFGNTVSSRTEGTLYIDLIDTTTNELVWQGLGTANISHLSVERKIARIQEIVAKILEEFPPEPK, from the coding sequence ATGCAAATTAGAAAATTCTTACCCTTGGCTGCTTTAGTACTGCTTGTGATGAGCTCTTGCACCTCCGTACGCGTGGTGTCCGACTATGATACAACAGCCAGTTTTGACAATTACAGATCATTCGCCTTCTTTAAACCTGGCGTTGATAAAGCACAGATCTCAGATCTGGACAAAAAGCGAATTCTTAGAGCTATCGATGCCGAATTGACTGCCAAAGGCATGATCAAAAGCGAAAACCCGGATCTGCTTATCAGCATTTTTACTAAAGAACGGGAACGCGTAGACGTTTACAACAACAACTTTGGCTGGGGCTGGGGTTGGAACCCATGGTGGTGGGGCGGCGGCTTTGGCAATACAGTTTCTAGCCGTACAGAAGGCACTTTGTATATTGACTTGATAGACACCACGACCAATGAACTGGTTTGGCAAGGATTAGGTACAGCCAATATCTCTCACCTGAGTGTGGAGCGAAAAATTGCTCGTATTCAAGAGATCGTTGCTAAGATCCTTGAAGAGTTCCCTCCGGAGCCAAAATAA
- a CDS encoding urocanate hydratase, which yields MSFKEAILQGIPDKLPPLKPYDPAVNHAPKRKAILSAYEQELALRNALRYFDPKHHEVLLPEFREELETYGRIYMYRFRPDYTMHARAVDEYPGNSLQARSIMLMIQNNLDPAVAQHPHELITYGGNGGVFQNWAQYLLTMQYLAQMTDEQTLVMYSGHPMGLFPSHENAPRVVVTNGMMIPNYSKPDDWERFNALGVTQYGQMTAGSYMYIGPQGIVHGTTITVLNGFRKIGKTPKGGLFLTSGLGGMSGAQPKAGNIAGCVTVCAEVNPKAIHTRHSQGWVDEVISDLDVLSERVKAAKAAKETVSIAYAGNVVEVWERFDADGIQVDLGSDQTSLHNPWAGGYYPVGLSFEAANTMMAEQPDKFKAQVQQSLKRHAAAINKHTARGTYFFDYGNAFLLEASRAGAAILDTENPAREFIYPSYVQDIMGPMCFDYGFGPFRWVCASGDPDDLAKTDALALEVLEGLMENAPEEIRQQMADNIQWIRGAQENKLVVGSQARILYADSQGRIAIAEAFNKAIANGELGPVILGRDHHDVSGTDSPYRETSNIYDGSSFTADMAIHNVIGDSFRGATWVSIHNGGGVGWGEVINGGFGMVLDGSKEAHTRLRQMLFWDVNNGIARRSWARNEEALFAIKAEMAREPKLKVTLPNIVDDSLFKP from the coding sequence ATGAGTTTTAAAGAAGCAATACTTCAGGGCATCCCAGATAAATTACCTCCGCTAAAGCCTTATGACCCGGCTGTAAATCACGCGCCAAAACGCAAGGCCATTTTAAGTGCTTACGAGCAAGAATTAGCCTTGAGAAATGCGCTTCGTTATTTTGATCCGAAGCATCACGAAGTATTACTACCAGAGTTCAGAGAAGAATTGGAAACCTACGGCCGCATTTATATGTACCGATTCCGACCAGACTACACCATGCACGCAAGAGCTGTAGATGAGTACCCTGGTAATTCTTTGCAAGCGCGCTCCATTATGCTGATGATCCAAAATAATTTGGACCCAGCCGTAGCACAGCATCCGCATGAACTTATTACCTACGGAGGTAATGGTGGGGTTTTTCAAAACTGGGCACAGTACCTACTCACTATGCAGTATTTGGCCCAAATGACCGACGAGCAAACGCTGGTTATGTATTCCGGACACCCAATGGGCCTTTTCCCTTCGCATGAGAATGCTCCCCGCGTGGTAGTTACCAATGGTATGATGATTCCGAATTATTCCAAACCGGACGATTGGGAACGATTCAACGCCTTAGGGGTTACCCAATACGGACAAATGACTGCGGGTAGTTATATGTATATCGGGCCGCAAGGAATTGTGCACGGAACTACCATTACGGTGCTTAACGGATTCCGTAAAATTGGCAAGACCCCCAAAGGTGGGCTCTTTTTAACTTCTGGACTTGGAGGTATGAGTGGAGCCCAACCCAAGGCAGGAAATATAGCCGGTTGCGTTACTGTTTGTGCGGAAGTCAATCCGAAAGCGATCCATACTCGCCATAGCCAAGGATGGGTTGACGAAGTGATCAGTGATCTGGATGTTTTAAGCGAACGCGTAAAAGCTGCAAAAGCAGCAAAAGAAACAGTCTCTATTGCCTATGCCGGTAATGTAGTTGAAGTTTGGGAACGATTTGATGCCGACGGAATACAAGTAGATCTGGGGAGCGATCAGACCTCACTGCACAATCCTTGGGCAGGAGGTTATTACCCTGTTGGACTTTCTTTTGAAGCTGCTAACACCATGATGGCAGAGCAGCCAGACAAATTCAAGGCACAGGTGCAACAAAGCCTTAAGCGACATGCTGCTGCCATAAACAAACACACAGCAAGAGGCACCTATTTCTTTGACTACGGCAACGCTTTTCTATTGGAAGCCTCTAGAGCCGGTGCGGCTATCTTAGATACCGAAAATCCGGCACGTGAATTCATTTATCCGAGTTATGTACAGGATATAATGGGCCCTATGTGTTTTGATTATGGCTTTGGACCCTTCCGTTGGGTATGTGCCAGCGGCGACCCAGACGACCTTGCTAAAACAGACGCTTTGGCTCTAGAAGTACTAGAAGGACTAATGGAAAATGCGCCTGAGGAGATCCGCCAGCAAATGGCAGACAATATCCAGTGGATCAGAGGGGCTCAAGAGAACAAACTGGTAGTGGGTTCTCAAGCACGAATCCTCTATGCCGACTCTCAAGGGCGTATCGCAATAGCAGAAGCTTTTAACAAAGCCATCGCCAATGGCGAACTCGGTCCAGTTATTCTTGGAAGAGATCATCACGATGTTTCTGGCACCGATTCTCCCTATCGAGAGACCTCGAACATTTATGACGGAAGTAGCTTTACGGCAGATATGGCTATTCACAATGTAATTGGAGACAGCTTTAGAGGTGCTACCTGGGTGAGCATTCACAACGGTGGTGGAGTTGGCTGGGGAGAGGTTATTAACGGCGGATTTGGTATGGTTCTTGATGGTTCTAAAGAAGCGCATACCCGTCTGAGACAGATGCTTTTCTGGGATGTAAATAACGGAATTGCAAGACGCAGTTGGGCGCGCAACGAGGAAGCTCTATTTGCAATTAAAGCAGAGATGGCCAGAGAGCCAAAACTCAAAGTAACGCTTCCGAATATCGTTGACGATTCTTTATTTAAACCATAG
- a CDS encoding DUF5522 domain-containing protein, producing MSTFGKRIPLEPGDYYLTPEGYKCFTEQYHLKRGYCCESGCRHCPYGYDKKTNSQSKRNS from the coding sequence ATGAGCACATTCGGAAAAAGAATCCCATTGGAACCCGGCGATTATTATCTAACTCCGGAAGGCTATAAATGTTTTACCGAGCAATACCATTTAAAGCGAGGTTATTGCTGTGAAAGTGGCTGCAGGCATTGCCCTTACGGCTACGACAAAAAGACCAACTCCCAATCCAAACGCAACTCATGA
- a CDS encoding 1-aminocyclopropane-1-carboxylate deaminase/D-cysteine desulfhydrase translates to MSAVGTQITPLKSFENGCQLDLLREDLIGGAVQGNKYRKLYYNLLEAKRVEAKTLLTFGGAYSNHIAAVAAAAQQFGFKAIGYIRGDELATKWKNNPSLFQAAQRGMEFRFISRSDYRQRNEAEFLEQLQSEYPQAYIIPEGGTNALALKGCAEILGAHTAVYDYICVPVGTGGTIAGMSHSAQAHQHLIGFSALQGDFLKREIARLTPATNWSLNADFAFGGYGKINAALITFINQFNKEYGIALDPVYTGKMLYGLFALLKASKFPENSRILAVHTGGLQGIAGMRQKIAQKGLPPLEI, encoded by the coding sequence ATGTCAGCTGTAGGAACACAAATAACACCCTTAAAAAGCTTTGAGAACGGTTGCCAATTGGACTTGCTTCGCGAGGATCTAATAGGAGGAGCCGTGCAGGGTAATAAGTACAGAAAGCTCTATTACAATCTCCTAGAAGCAAAGCGCGTAGAGGCCAAAACCCTCTTAACTTTTGGCGGAGCATATAGCAATCATATTGCGGCAGTTGCGGCTGCTGCTCAGCAGTTTGGTTTCAAGGCAATAGGATACATCCGAGGCGATGAGCTGGCGACTAAATGGAAGAATAACCCATCTTTGTTTCAAGCTGCTCAGCGCGGAATGGAGTTTCGTTTTATTTCTAGAAGTGACTATCGCCAGCGCAATGAGGCCGAGTTTTTAGAGCAGCTTCAAAGTGAATATCCGCAGGCTTACATCATTCCAGAAGGCGGAACAAATGCTCTTGCCCTAAAGGGATGCGCAGAGATTTTGGGAGCACATACCGCTGTATACGATTATATCTGTGTTCCTGTTGGTACAGGAGGAACAATAGCCGGAATGAGTCATTCTGCCCAGGCGCATCAGCACTTGATAGGTTTCTCCGCATTGCAAGGCGATTTTTTAAAGCGGGAGATTGCTAGATTGACTCCAGCAACCAACTGGTCGCTCAATGCCGATTTTGCCTTTGGTGGTTACGGGAAAATAAATGCAGCGCTGATCACGTTTATTAATCAGTTCAACAAAGAGTACGGAATTGCCCTAGATCCTGTCTATACCGGCAAAATGCTCTACGGTCTTTTTGCCCTGTTAAAAGCCTCGAAATTTCCTGAAAATTCTCGTATTTTAGCCGTGCATACCGGAGGCTTGCAAGGCATAGCAGGAATGCGACAAAAAATTGCCCAAAAAGGCCTTCCGCCGCTCGAAATCTAA
- a CDS encoding glucosaminidase domain-containing protein, with protein sequence MVIRIFALLFTFGLLLSSCGTKKKTTQRRTTSRTTKTADPKPRTDTQTTTNSGTTDQQDLPDTTKATPKELSYQEAVAWYIETFSQVAMDEMVLYKIPASVTMAQGILESGAGRSDLTQRANNHFGIKCHTEWTGERVYHDDDALQECFRKYIDAKYSFRDHSLFLTQRRRYSGLFDLAIDDYKGWARGLKKAGYATDPKYPNKLISIIERYELYKLDEQVLDGGAVSRSSNSAVAATTYVVKKGDTLYSIARRHNLSVDVLKAKNGLTSNTISIGQTLDVGSEN encoded by the coding sequence ATGGTTATCCGCATATTTGCCTTACTATTTACCTTTGGATTGTTGCTGAGTTCTTGTGGTACAAAAAAGAAAACGACGCAAAGGCGTACTACTTCTAGAACCACCAAGACAGCCGATCCAAAGCCGAGAACAGACACTCAAACCACTACAAACTCTGGAACAACCGACCAGCAAGACCTTCCAGATACAACCAAAGCAACTCCAAAAGAACTCAGCTATCAAGAAGCTGTGGCCTGGTATATCGAAACCTTTAGCCAGGTAGCTATGGACGAGATGGTTCTTTACAAGATTCCGGCAAGTGTCACCATGGCGCAAGGAATTTTAGAATCCGGCGCAGGGAGGAGCGATCTTACCCAAAGAGCCAACAATCATTTCGGAATTAAATGTCATACCGAATGGACAGGTGAGCGCGTGTATCACGACGATGACGCCTTACAAGAGTGCTTTAGAAAATATATCGACGCCAAATATTCCTTTAGAGATCACTCCTTGTTCTTAACGCAGCGCAGGAGATACAGTGGTCTTTTTGACTTGGCCATAGACGATTACAAAGGCTGGGCACGCGGACTTAAAAAAGCGGGTTACGCTACAGATCCAAAATATCCCAATAAGCTCATCAGTATCATTGAGCGCTATGAGCTTTATAAGCTGGATGAGCAAGTATTGGACGGCGGAGCCGTTTCTCGCAGTTCAAACAGCGCTGTGGCAGCTACAACCTACGTTGTTAAAAAGGGAGATACTTTATACAGCATTGCTCGTAGACACAACTTAAGCGTAGACGTTTTAAAAGCCAAGAATGGCCTTACTTCTAATACGATCTCTATTGGACAAACACTAGATGTCGGATCTGAAAACTAA
- the hemL gene encoding glutamate-1-semialdehyde 2,1-aminomutase, producing the protein MIYQRSSALFAEATQYIPGGVNSPVRAFNAVGGDPIFVKRAQGAYLYAEDGNTLIDYISSWGPMILGHAYKPVIDAIKERADKGTSYGMPTELETEIARLAVKMVPGIDKIRFVNSGTEACMSAIRLARGYTGREKIIKFAGCYHGHSDSFLIQAGSGAVTFGNPNSPGVTQGTAKDTLLARYNDLQQVKDIIAANPGEIAAIILEPVAGNMGCILPADGFLERLRSLCDQHEIVLIFDEVMTGFRLAAGGVQELMGIQADLVTFGKVIGGGLPVGAFAGPARIMSHLAPEGPVYQAGTLSGNPLAMAAGLSMLTTLDNHPEVFASLNEKTAYLHQGLEAGLKESGLDYTINRIGSMISVHFTADPVVDFESAAKGNNDNFKKYFHSMLRQGIYLPPSAFESWFLNDALSYEDIDKTVAASNKALKELA; encoded by the coding sequence ATGATATACCAACGCAGTAGTGCCTTATTTGCAGAGGCCACGCAATATATTCCCGGAGGAGTTAACTCTCCGGTAAGAGCTTTTAATGCCGTGGGTGGCGATCCGATCTTTGTGAAACGGGCTCAAGGAGCCTATCTCTACGCTGAGGACGGAAACACGCTGATCGACTATATCAGTTCATGGGGTCCTATGATCCTTGGGCATGCTTATAAACCTGTTATTGACGCTATAAAAGAACGCGCAGACAAGGGTACTTCTTATGGTATGCCTACAGAGCTAGAAACGGAGATCGCGCGTTTGGCTGTAAAGATGGTCCCGGGTATCGATAAGATTCGCTTTGTGAATAGTGGAACCGAAGCTTGTATGAGTGCCATTAGACTCGCCCGTGGCTATACAGGAAGAGAAAAGATCATCAAGTTTGCGGGGTGTTATCACGGACATAGTGATTCCTTTTTGATCCAAGCAGGGAGTGGCGCTGTAACCTTTGGCAACCCTAATAGCCCAGGAGTTACTCAGGGGACAGCAAAAGATACTTTGCTGGCTCGTTATAACGATCTGCAACAAGTTAAAGACATTATTGCCGCCAATCCTGGAGAGATAGCGGCCATCATTTTAGAACCGGTAGCAGGAAACATGGGGTGTATTCTCCCTGCGGATGGATTTTTGGAACGATTGAGAAGTCTGTGTGATCAACACGAGATAGTTCTCATATTCGATGAGGTCATGACGGGATTCCGTTTGGCTGCAGGTGGCGTACAAGAGCTTATGGGAATACAGGCAGATCTAGTAACCTTTGGTAAAGTAATTGGTGGCGGTTTACCCGTTGGAGCTTTTGCGGGTCCAGCGCGTATAATGAGTCATTTGGCACCAGAAGGACCTGTTTATCAAGCGGGGACTTTGAGTGGAAATCCACTAGCAATGGCCGCCGGACTCAGCATGCTCACAACTTTAGATAACCATCCAGAAGTCTTTGCTAGTTTGAACGAGAAGACAGCTTATTTGCATCAAGGGCTGGAAGCAGGTTTAAAAGAAAGTGGTCTGGACTACACCATAAATCGTATAGGGTCTATGATCTCTGTGCATTTCACTGCCGATCCGGTGGTAGATTTTGAATCCGCAGCAAAAGGGAACAACGACAACTTTAAAAAGTACTTTCACAGCATGTTGCGTCAAGGGATCTACTTGCCGCCATCTGCTTTTGAGAGTTGGTTCTTAAACGATGCGCTCTCCTACGAGGATATCGATAAAACTGTAGCCGCATCTAATAAGGCACTTAAAGAATTGGCATAA
- a CDS encoding M14 family zinc carboxypeptidase has translation MRKLIALFTFSFLMLIPAAQAQDYFLAGQGPFNPDIPSPEEYLEYPIGSQHTRHDMIVSYLKMLAQVSDRATITTYGKTHEGRKLVMLTVSTPQNLQNLESIKAEHLKYVDPKQSPSNYDALPVFIQLGYNVHGNEPSSSEAALLTAYTLVASNNPEVLNYLENGIIMIDPTINPDGRDRHTQWANQYKATPFVSDPMDAEHWEAWPRGRTNHYWFDLNRDWLLGINPESRGKLTWYHQWYPNVVTDFHEMGTNSTYFFEPMKPIGSLDPIMPKENYEDLNELFATYYEDALNGIGSFYFTKEAFDGTYPGYGSSYPDLQGALALLFEQASSRGHVQETAFGEITFGFTIRNQYTSSMATVQAAVENKATLRKYQQDFFKSAVNEKAPTGYAAYTFDKGTDGNRMKAFIDKLLLHEIEVYKNGDQYSVPLAQPQRRMVQSFFETYKSYRDSVFYDASAWSVANFYNVPYKGQTRNPGGTVVSSTDGITNLKNVPQSSYAYLMDWNDYNAPAALYHLQAKGLVVNAAFKPFSIVTHQGKQDFDYGTVMIPVSKQNMSAAEVYAIVKEAEQSFEVPLYAVNTGYSAKGIDLGSRNFRALEQPKAALLIGNGVNSYEAGEVWHLLDTRVHMPITKLQMRTFSFADLDRYNTLVMVSGSYRELDSTQIERLKSWVGQGNTLITIANASRWAVSRKLVNEKLTQSKDKKDSTVGRKPYVDAGENIGRERVGGVILETDLDLTHPLGFGYTSRRLPVYKNNMVFLQPSGSAYSTVAKYTANPHIDGFISPDNLEQMIKPSASLIVSPVGGGRVVMFADNPNFRGSWYGTNRLFLNALFLGSEISVPRD, from the coding sequence ATGCGAAAGTTAATTGCACTTTTCACCTTTTCTTTTTTAATGCTGATCCCAGCTGCGCAAGCTCAAGATTACTTCTTAGCAGGCCAAGGGCCTTTTAATCCAGACATTCCCTCTCCGGAGGAGTATTTGGAATATCCTATAGGCTCTCAACATACTCGTCACGACATGATAGTGAGTTATTTAAAGATGCTCGCCCAAGTGTCAGATCGGGCAACTATAACGACCTATGGCAAGACGCATGAGGGCAGGAAGCTTGTGATGCTTACCGTTTCTACTCCGCAGAATCTGCAAAACCTTGAAAGTATAAAAGCAGAGCACCTTAAATACGTGGACCCAAAACAATCGCCTAGCAATTACGATGCACTCCCTGTGTTTATTCAATTAGGCTACAATGTCCACGGAAACGAACCGTCAAGCTCCGAAGCGGCTTTGCTCACCGCCTACACTTTAGTTGCCTCGAACAACCCGGAGGTTTTGAATTATTTGGAGAACGGGATCATTATGATAGACCCTACCATTAACCCAGATGGTCGTGACAGACATACCCAATGGGCCAATCAGTATAAGGCCACCCCTTTTGTATCAGATCCTATGGATGCTGAGCACTGGGAGGCTTGGCCAAGAGGCCGTACCAATCATTATTGGTTCGATCTAAACAGAGATTGGCTCTTAGGGATCAATCCAGAGAGTAGAGGAAAACTCACTTGGTACCACCAATGGTATCCTAATGTGGTGACCGATTTTCATGAAATGGGTACCAACTCCACCTATTTCTTTGAGCCTATGAAGCCAATTGGGTCTTTGGATCCTATTATGCCCAAAGAGAACTATGAAGACTTGAATGAACTCTTTGCAACTTATTATGAGGATGCCTTGAACGGAATAGGCTCATTCTACTTTACCAAAGAAGCTTTTGACGGTACTTACCCAGGCTATGGTTCTTCATATCCTGATCTACAAGGAGCTTTGGCACTCTTGTTTGAACAGGCCAGCTCTAGGGGTCATGTACAAGAAACCGCCTTTGGCGAGATCACTTTTGGTTTTACCATTAGGAACCAATACACCTCAAGTATGGCTACGGTGCAGGCTGCTGTAGAGAACAAAGCAACCTTACGAAAGTATCAACAGGATTTCTTTAAATCCGCAGTAAACGAAAAAGCACCTACAGGCTATGCGGCTTACACTTTTGATAAAGGAACCGACGGCAACCGGATGAAAGCATTTATAGACAAGTTGTTACTACACGAGATCGAGGTGTATAAAAACGGAGATCAATATTCCGTACCATTGGCACAACCCCAGCGGCGTATGGTGCAATCATTCTTTGAGACCTATAAAAGTTACCGAGACTCCGTATTCTACGATGCCTCAGCTTGGAGTGTTGCAAACTTTTACAATGTCCCTTATAAAGGGCAAACACGTAATCCTGGAGGAACAGTGGTTAGCTCTACAGATGGAATTACAAACCTTAAGAACGTGCCTCAAAGCAGTTACGCCTATCTGATGGATTGGAACGACTATAATGCTCCGGCAGCCCTGTATCATTTGCAGGCTAAAGGTTTGGTGGTGAATGCTGCATTTAAACCTTTCAGTATAGTAACGCACCAGGGTAAACAAGACTTTGATTACGGAACTGTAATGATCCCGGTCTCTAAGCAGAATATGTCTGCAGCAGAGGTTTATGCTATTGTAAAAGAGGCAGAGCAAAGCTTTGAGGTACCACTTTATGCTGTCAATACAGGGTATAGCGCCAAGGGGATCGACCTGGGAAGTCGCAACTTTAGAGCTTTAGAGCAGCCAAAAGCTGCCTTGCTTATCGGAAATGGAGTGAACTCTTATGAGGCTGGAGAGGTTTGGCATTTGTTAGACACTCGGGTGCATATGCCGATCACCAAACTGCAAATGCGCACCTTTTCTTTTGCGGACCTGGATCGTTACAATACTTTGGTAATGGTCTCCGGGAGTTATCGCGAACTGGATTCCACTCAAATAGAGCGCTTAAAGTCTTGGGTAGGGCAGGGCAACACCTTGATCACTATTGCCAATGCTTCGCGTTGGGCTGTTAGTAGAAAACTGGTCAATGAAAAGCTTACCCAGAGTAAGGATAAGAAGGATTCTACCGTTGGGCGTAAACCTTATGTTGACGCTGGCGAGAATATTGGTCGCGAACGTGTTGGTGGGGTTATTTTAGAGACCGATCTGGACCTGACCCATCCGCTAGGATTTGGATATACCTCAAGACGCTTACCTGTTTACAAGAACAATATGGTCTTTTTGCAACCGAGTGGCAGTGCCTATAGCACTGTGGCAAAATACACAGCTAACCCACATATTGATGGATTTATTTCACCAGACAATCTGGAGCAGATGATTAAACCGTCAGCTTCCTTGATTGTAAGCCCAGTAGGTGGGGGTCGCGTAGTGATGTTTGCAGACAACCCGAACTTTAGAGGTTCGTGGTACGGCACCAACCGTTTGTTTTTGAATGCACTATTCTTAGGGTCTGAGATTAGTGTGCCGAGAGACTAA
- a CDS encoding thiol-disulfide oxidoreductase DCC family protein — protein sequence MKTTTTQDIIIFDGECNLCNGVVGWLLKFAPQELFNFVPFQSPKGQAYLKQYGFDTQSLDTVILIDQNGVHTHSDGFLRVVGKIDKWKRVAALLAFIPRMLRDYIYKTASKNRVRWFGNSNSCAISLK from the coding sequence ATGAAAACTACAACAACTCAAGACATCATTATTTTTGACGGCGAATGCAACCTCTGCAATGGCGTAGTAGGTTGGCTGCTTAAGTTCGCGCCCCAAGAACTGTTCAATTTTGTTCCGTTTCAATCGCCCAAAGGACAAGCGTATCTAAAACAATACGGTTTCGACACGCAAAGTTTAGACACCGTAATTCTGATTGACCAAAATGGTGTTCATACCCACTCCGATGGTTTTCTGCGCGTGGTTGGAAAGATCGACAAATGGAAGCGTGTGGCAGCTTTGCTGGCCTTTATTCCAAGAATGCTCCGCGATTACATTTATAAGACCGCCTCCAAAAATCGAGTACGCTGGTTTGGCAATTCCAACAGCTGCGCTATTTCTTTAAAATAG